One Arcobacter arenosus DNA window includes the following coding sequences:
- a CDS encoding Do family serine endopeptidase: MSKKAILFATIFATSLFASSIDFQMAEKNPQRVTPSNSHQILSFNESVKDAMHSVVNIAAKRKVSSNAGNIPFQMFNDPFLRRFFGDQFNEQFQQNRIQRSLGSGVIISRDGYIVTNNHVIENADEITITIGEDPKEYNARVIGKDADSDLAVIKIEGDNFTAIKLGYSETLKVGDLIFALGNPFGIGSTVTQGIISALNKDNVGINRYENFIQTDASINPGNSGGALVDSRGALIGINSAIISRSGGNNGIGFAIPVDMVKNVVKKLISDGKVTRGYLGVVIDDLKPNLMKLYKSNSGALVLDVASDTPAAKAGLKRGDLITSINNREIRNRKDLQNVIASFKPDETIKVEIERDKKNITKEITLGNRAGLITSEANNGKFLGGLQLSEINADMIKRFRLSSNAEGVLIVGVEPGSKAEKVGFQPGDVIIQIEEIEVKSFGDIQQAVRKYNKQDKRVYVNRYGQTILLAIK; this comes from the coding sequence ATGAGTAAAAAAGCTATTTTATTTGCCACTATCTTTGCAACAAGTTTATTTGCATCAAGTATAGATTTTCAAATGGCAGAAAAAAATCCACAAAGGGTAACTCCAAGTAATTCCCACCAAATTTTATCTTTCAATGAAAGTGTAAAAGATGCAATGCATTCAGTTGTAAATATTGCAGCTAAAAGAAAAGTTTCTTCAAATGCAGGAAATATTCCATTTCAAATGTTTAATGACCCATTTTTAAGAAGATTCTTTGGGGATCAATTTAATGAACAATTTCAACAAAATAGAATTCAAAGATCACTTGGTTCTGGTGTAATTATCTCAAGAGATGGATACATAGTTACAAATAACCATGTTATTGAAAATGCTGATGAGATTACAATTACAATTGGTGAAGACCCAAAAGAGTATAATGCTAGAGTTATAGGTAAAGATGCCGATTCTGATTTAGCAGTTATTAAAATTGAAGGGGATAACTTCACTGCAATTAAACTAGGATATTCTGAGACACTAAAAGTTGGTGATTTAATATTTGCCCTTGGAAATCCATTTGGTATTGGAAGTACTGTAACACAAGGTATTATTTCTGCTTTAAACAAAGACAATGTAGGTATTAATAGATATGAGAATTTTATCCAAACAGATGCATCTATTAACCCTGGTAATTCTGGTGGTGCCTTAGTTGATAGTAGAGGTGCTTTAATTGGTATTAACAGTGCAATCATTTCTAGATCAGGTGGAAATAATGGTATTGGATTTGCAATTCCAGTTGATATGGTAAAAAATGTTGTTAAAAAATTAATCTCTGATGGTAAAGTAACAAGAGGATACCTTGGGGTTGTTATTGATGATTTAAAACCAAATCTAATGAAACTATATAAAAGTAATAGTGGTGCTTTAGTTTTAGATGTAGCAAGTGATACTCCTGCTGCTAAAGCTGGATTAAAAAGAGGTGATTTAATTACATCTATTAACAATAGAGAGATTAGAAATAGAAAAGATTTACAAAATGTTATCGCTTCATTTAAACCTGATGAAACTATTAAAGTTGAAATTGAAAGAGATAAGAAAAATATTACAAAAGAGATTACTCTTGGAAATAGAGCTGGTCTTATAACTTCTGAAGCTAACAATGGTAAATTTTTAGGTGGTCTTCAATTATCAGAAATAAATGCTGATATGATAAAAAGATTTAGATTAAGCTCAAATGCTGAAGGTGTTTTAATTGTAGGGGTAGAACCAGGTTCAAAAGCAGAAAAAGTTGGTTTTCAACCAGGTGATGTTATTATCCAAATTGAAGAAATCGAAGTTAAAAGCTTTGGGGACATACAACAAGCTGTAAGAAAGTATAATAAACAAGATAAAAGAGTTTATGTTAATAGATATGGTCAAACAATACTATTAGCAATTAAATAA
- a CDS encoding response regulator transcription factor, translated as MVQVLMIEDDLELAQIITDYLASYDIEVTNTDSPYNGLSMLSLKDYKLLILDLTLPEIDGLELIPKIREKSQIPIIISSARDDILDKVMGLERGADDYLPKPYNPRELQARIKAILKRISSVVKEEENIKKTDFELREDDIQILFKGEVLSLTLAEFDILKLMIQRNGAVVAREDFIYSSDHIEDDSSLKNIDVMVSRIRSKISKIDDSRTYIKSVRGIGYQLIS; from the coding sequence ATAGTTCAGGTACTTATGATAGAAGATGATTTAGAGTTAGCTCAAATCATCACTGACTACTTAGCTTCATATGATATTGAAGTAACAAATACTGATAGCCCTTACAATGGGCTATCAATGTTAAGTTTAAAAGACTATAAACTACTTATTTTAGATTTAACGCTTCCGGAGATTGATGGATTAGAACTTATTCCAAAGATTAGAGAAAAATCTCAAATTCCAATTATTATCTCTAGTGCTAGAGATGATATTCTTGATAAAGTTATGGGTCTAGAAAGAGGAGCTGATGATTATCTTCCAAAACCATACAATCCAAGGGAATTACAAGCAAGAATTAAAGCTATTTTAAAAAGAATTTCTTCCGTTGTAAAAGAGGAAGAAAATATCAAAAAAACTGATTTTGAATTAAGAGAAGATGATATTCAAATTTTATTTAAAGGTGAAGTTTTATCTTTAACTCTAGCAGAGTTTGATATTTTAAAATTAATGATTCAAAGAAATGGTGCAGTTGTAGCAAGGGAAGACTTTATTTATTCAAGTGATCATATTGAAGATGATAGTAGTTTGAAAAACATTGATGTTATGGTCTCAAGAATTAGAAGTAAAATATCTAAAATCGATGATAGTAGAACATATATAAAGTCAGTTAGAGGAATTGGTTATCAACTAATATCATGA
- a CDS encoding ArsS family sensor histidine kinase, translating into MIRNISISAFINTIFVLALIAISLTFAIFIKLDQQRYNINMQKKYELVAESLLKSLQTNPTNSSIKIILDQFKMKRIQDEDLNFKIINHAKPTLLRTNNLGMYRIFNLEDDLYIYVQKDGYNLMIQDSQNYSYNLIIIISAATFSLAVLLSLYYILKRKLKPLRDLNKEIKKFSNGDFNVKIKSNSSDEIGTIAKTFGDAITHINNQTKSKDLFMRNMMHELKTPITKAMFIAETLEDDKTRLTLQKAFKRMDDIIKELAMVEKLTSNNTFVYKELTSFFKIYKRTVEIAMLSPDKISAKVNDFNLNADTAMFSVALKNLIDNAIKFSPNKHAIIKANKQRVDIISDGEPLKYELEYYTEPFSQEEKRSDGFGLGLYIVKTIANLHGYKLVYNHTKGKNTFSILIS; encoded by the coding sequence ATGATTCGTAATATCTCTATTTCTGCCTTTATCAATACCATATTTGTTTTAGCATTAATTGCAATTTCTCTTACTTTTGCAATTTTTATCAAGCTTGACCAGCAAAGATATAATATAAATATGCAAAAGAAATATGAACTTGTTGCAGAAAGCCTATTAAAATCTTTACAAACAAACCCTACAAATAGCAGTATCAAAATCATTTTGGACCAATTTAAAATGAAAAGAATTCAAGATGAAGATTTAAATTTTAAAATTATAAATCATGCTAAACCTACTTTGCTTAGAACAAATAATTTAGGAATGTATAGAATTTTTAATCTTGAAGATGATTTATATATTTATGTTCAAAAAGATGGTTACAATTTGATGATTCAAGATTCTCAAAACTATTCATATAATCTTATAATCATAATATCTGCTGCAACATTCTCCCTTGCAGTATTACTCTCTTTATACTATATTTTAAAAAGAAAATTAAAACCACTTAGGGATTTAAATAAAGAGATTAAGAAGTTTTCAAATGGTGACTTTAATGTAAAAATCAAATCAAATAGTAGTGATGAGATTGGAACAATTGCTAAAACCTTTGGGGATGCAATAACTCATATAAATAATCAAACAAAATCAAAAGATCTTTTCATGCGTAATATGATGCATGAACTTAAAACACCAATTACTAAGGCTATGTTTATAGCTGAAACTTTAGAAGATGATAAAACACGATTAACTTTACAAAAAGCTTTTAAAAGAATGGATGATATCATTAAAGAGCTTGCTATGGTTGAAAAACTTACCTCTAATAATACCTTTGTTTATAAAGAACTTACTTCATTTTTTAAAATCTATAAAAGAACCGTTGAGATTGCTATGTTAAGTCCAGATAAAATTAGTGCAAAGGTAAATGATTTTAATCTAAATGCAGACACAGCAATGTTTTCTGTAGCCCTTAAAAACTTAATAGACAATGCCATTAAGTTTTCACCAAATAAGCATGCAATAATAAAAGCAAACAAACAAAGAGTTGATATCATTAGTGATGGAGAACCTTTAAAATATGAACTGGAATATTATACAGAACCATTTTCACAAGAAGAGAAAAGAAGCGATGGTTTTGGATTAGGATTATATATTGTAAAAACCATTGCAAACTTGCATGGTTATAAATTGGTTTATAACCATACTAAAGGGAAAAACACCTTTTCTATTTTAATCTCTTAA
- a CDS encoding SDR family oxidoreductase: protein MKNIIVTGASNGIGKAIAKSLRKKYNIINIDKEEKDLKDVDFYKCDLSSKDELLKTIEKIKSKYNSIFALINNAGFGLFKPLQEQTYEEWDSVLNTNLRAPYILSKEFSIYLEQSKGHIINISSTRAIMSEKGTESYSASKGGLSSLTHALALSLSPEVKVNSISPGWINIDENYKPTKEDKEQHLSNRVGKASDIVDTVKFLLKNKGFITGTNIVVDGGMTKKMIYV from the coding sequence ATGAAAAATATTATTGTAACGGGTGCTTCTAATGGTATTGGAAAAGCTATTGCCAAGAGTTTACGAAAAAAATACAATATTATAAATATAGACAAAGAAGAGAAAGATTTAAAAGATGTAGATTTTTATAAATGTGATTTATCTTCTAAAGATGAATTACTAAAAACTATAGAAAAGATTAAATCAAAATATAATTCTATTTTTGCCCTTATAAATAATGCTGGATTTGGTTTATTTAAGCCACTTCAGGAGCAAACTTATGAAGAGTGGGATAGTGTTTTAAATACAAATTTAAGAGCACCATATATTTTATCTAAAGAGTTTTCTATTTATTTAGAGCAATCAAAAGGACATATTATAAATATCTCTTCAACTAGAGCAATTATGAGTGAAAAAGGAACTGAGAGTTATAGTGCTTCAAAAGGTGGACTCTCTTCTTTAACTCATGCTTTAGCTTTAAGTTTATCCCCTGAGGTTAAAGTAAATTCTATTAGTCCTGGTTGGATTAATATAGACGAAAACTATAAGCCAACAAAAGAGGATAAAGAACAACACCTAAGTAATAGGGTAGGAAAAGCTTCAGATATTGTTGATACTGTAAAGTTTTTATTAAAAAATAAAGGTTTTATTACTGGAACAAATATAGTTGTTGATGGTGGTATGACTAAAAAAATGATTTATGTTTAG
- the dtd gene encoding D-aminoacyl-tRNA deacylase — MIAVIQRVSSSSVKVDDKIVGEINKGLNILLGVKKGDTSEDIKKLVNKIVNLRIFQDENDKMNLSLLDVDGEALIISQFTLSGNIKKGRRPSFDSSETPDVANKLYEEFVEEFKKAGINTQTGVFGAYMDVSIQNDGPVSFIIDSKELN; from the coding sequence ATGATAGCAGTAATACAAAGAGTAAGTTCTTCTAGTGTAAAAGTAGATGATAAAATTGTTGGAGAGATAAATAAAGGATTAAATATTCTTCTTGGAGTTAAAAAAGGCGATACAAGTGAAGATATAAAAAAGCTAGTAAACAAAATAGTAAATCTAAGAATCTTCCAAGATGAAAATGACAAGATGAATTTATCACTTCTTGATGTGGATGGGGAAGCTTTGATTATCTCTCAATTTACCCTATCTGGAAATATAAAAAAAGGAAGACGTCCTAGCTTTGATAGTAGCGAAACTCCTGATGTAGCAAATAAACTTTATGAAGAGTTTGTAGAAGAGTTTAAAAAAGCTGGGATTAATACCCAAACTGGAGTTTTTGGTGCATATATGGATGTATCTATTCAAAATGATGGACCTGTAAGTTTTATAATTGATTCAAAGGAATTAAATTAA
- a CDS encoding P-loop NTPase fold protein, whose amino-acid sequence MANQKELKDYLLGTRDDKGYLRKDDNNNKVIMLSGKWGSGKTHFWQNVIEEELKKDLKDKSYSYVSLYGKSTIEEIENDIFSQVFFHSIGGENLVTKTTSTFTKYTKRYGKLASSFFDLSELVTALEEESKDNEKRIALERLNNGGIICFDDFERKSKEIDLNDLFGFITQLSLNFKCKIVIILNDDVFKGKEKEIFSSVKEKTVSKYLYYKPSIEELFGLIYNSNKKYKKLDKDFVLKTIEETEELNARIYIQVLDNLLEWIEKVDDDQTEVEVLRCLILVNINFIIYHTMAEKKDRYYIVKGFYNLGFDYNSNRLVGMSGYKEFNNFDEYINYVIENLVNREKSQSEFRKKYQELIEENITIFKSEFFINKWDIAEGIELDIFNKINNFIETGILIKESN is encoded by the coding sequence ATGGCAAATCAAAAAGAGTTAAAAGATTATTTACTTGGTACACGAGATGATAAAGGTTATCTTAGAAAAGATGATAACAACAATAAAGTAATTATGTTATCAGGGAAATGGGGAAGTGGGAAAACTCATTTTTGGCAGAATGTAATTGAAGAAGAGTTAAAAAAAGATTTAAAAGACAAATCTTATTCTTATGTTAGTTTATATGGGAAAAGTACTATTGAAGAGATTGAAAATGATATTTTTAGCCAAGTATTTTTTCATTCTATTGGTGGCGAAAATTTAGTTACTAAAACAACTTCAACTTTTACTAAATATACTAAAAGATATGGAAAGCTAGCATCATCTTTTTTTGACTTATCAGAACTAGTAACTGCATTGGAAGAAGAGTCAAAAGACAATGAAAAAAGAATTGCTTTAGAGAGATTAAATAATGGTGGAATTATTTGCTTTGATGATTTTGAAAGAAAATCAAAAGAAATAGATTTAAATGACCTTTTTGGGTTTATAACTCAACTTTCTTTAAATTTTAAATGCAAGATTGTAATTATTTTAAATGATGATGTATTTAAAGGTAAAGAAAAAGAAATTTTTTCAAGTGTTAAAGAAAAAACTGTATCAAAATATTTATATTATAAACCATCAATAGAAGAACTATTTGGATTAATTTATAATAGTAATAAGAAATATAAAAAACTAGATAAAGATTTTGTTTTAAAAACTATCGAAGAAACAGAAGAACTAAATGCAAGAATTTATATTCAGGTTTTAGATAATCTTCTCGAATGGATAGAAAAAGTTGACGATGATCAAACAGAAGTTGAAGTATTACGATGTTTGATCTTAGTAAATATTAATTTTATAATTTATCACACAATGGCAGAAAAAAAAGATAGATACTATATTGTAAAAGGATTTTATAATCTAGGGTTTGATTATAATTCCAATAGGTTAGTAGGAATGTCTGGATATAAAGAGTTTAATAATTTTGATGAATATATTAACTATGTAATTGAGAATCTAGTAAATCGTGAGAAATCTCAATCTGAATTTAGAAAAAAATATCAAGAACTTATTGAAGAAAATATTACTATTTTTAAAAGTGAGTTTTTTATTAATAAATGGGATATTGCTGAAGGAATAGAACTTGATATATTTAATAAAATCAATAACTTCATAGAAACAGGAATTTTAATTAAGGAAAGTAATTAA
- a CDS encoding transglutaminase domain-containing protein, with the protein MLFKNRFLYYLSIIISVVSVLFIIAMIYKSFFIVKHQFIDIDGATYVNQVRTDDFTRRLANELTKECKGNHGCEVQSMLNFVTNIPYKVNKSVARSSQKVVEQNFGDCDDKSNLLISMLKVKGYEAYFVLVPKHIFVIVNLKDKIPHIKALYVNGKPYYILESTAKGSPIGFRLKYSFDDIKAIVDPFKNKKLVIEKLEYK; encoded by the coding sequence ATGCTATTTAAAAACAGATTTTTGTATTATCTTTCTATTATAATATCTGTTGTTTCTGTTTTATTTATAATTGCAATGATTTATAAATCCTTTTTTATTGTTAAACATCAATTTATAGATATTGATGGAGCAACCTATGTAAATCAAGTAAGAACAGATGATTTTACAAGAAGACTTGCAAATGAGTTAACAAAAGAGTGTAAAGGAAACCATGGGTGTGAAGTCCAATCAATGTTAAACTTTGTAACAAATATTCCTTATAAAGTTAATAAAAGTGTTGCAAGAAGTTCACAAAAGGTAGTTGAACAAAACTTTGGGGACTGTGATGATAAGTCAAACCTATTGATTTCAATGTTAAAAGTAAAAGGGTATGAAGCATATTTTGTCCTTGTTCCAAAACATATATTTGTGATAGTTAACTTAAAAGATAAGATTCCACATATAAAAGCTTTATATGTAAATGGTAAACCATATTATATTTTAGAAAGTACTGCAAAGGGTTCACCTATTGGGTTTAGATTAAAATATAGTTTTGATGATATTAAGGCTATTGTTGACCCTTTTAAAAATAAGAAATTAGTTATTGAAAAGTTGGAATATAAATAA
- a CDS encoding histidinol-phosphate aminotransferase family protein produces MIDFSCDLNFLKPNTNIDYSLISSADYSNLLNLLEKRYHISKNQIELYNGFSSAIYSLLKFLDLKYCFIYSPCSLAFKKAATNLSYEVRLINRFENLFLPIKQDSLVVFANPSYLDGTYYDLENLFKYWKEKNATVLIDETMLDFCGEDAAIKYLEEYEKLYIIKNLSIYYSNENLNISTLFSIRRNIESIRKYEPENKLSAYDMKYLEESLKDWDFKVISNSVNIKNRIELEKIFHSCKYVDFLFHSSSNSLLIKLKKINSKEFRLKLQEKNIIVPNCLKYDFIDESFVNIYVDSKQSIARLKEILYAI; encoded by the coding sequence ATGATTGATTTCTCTTGCGATTTAAATTTTTTAAAACCAAACACTAATATCGATTATAGTTTAATTTCAAGTGCAGATTATAGTAATTTATTAAATCTTTTAGAGAAAAGATATCATATTAGTAAAAATCAAATTGAATTGTATAATGGTTTTAGTTCAGCAATATATTCTTTATTGAAATTTTTAGATTTAAAATATTGTTTTATTTATAGTCCATGTTCTTTAGCTTTTAAAAAAGCCGCAACTAATTTATCTTATGAAGTTAGACTTATCAATAGATTTGAAAATCTATTTTTACCAATAAAACAAGATAGTTTGGTAGTTTTTGCTAATCCTTCATATTTAGATGGAACATATTATGATTTGGAAAATCTTTTTAAATATTGGAAAGAAAAAAATGCAACAGTTTTAATAGATGAAACTATGTTAGATTTTTGTGGAGAAGATGCTGCTATAAAATATCTTGAAGAGTATGAAAAGTTATATATTATAAAAAATCTTTCAATCTACTACTCAAATGAAAATCTTAATATCTCTACACTTTTTTCAATAAGAAGAAATATTGAATCAATTAGAAAATATGAACCAGAAAATAAACTATCTGCATATGATATGAAGTACTTAGAGGAGTCTTTAAAAGATTGGGATTTTAAAGTTATCTCAAATAGTGTAAATATAAAAAATAGAATTGAATTAGAAAAGATATTTCATTCTTGTAAATATGTAGATTTTTTGTTTCATAGTAGTAGTAATTCTCTTTTAATTAAGCTTAAAAAAATAAACTCAAAAGAGTTTAGATTAAAACTTCAAGAAAAAAACATTATTGTTCCAAACTGTTTAAAATATGATTTTATAGATGAGAGTTTTGTGAACATATATGTTGATTCTAAACAGAGTATTGCAAGGTTAAAAGAGATTTTATATGCTATTTAA
- a CDS encoding MarC family protein: MDLFVATFLKMFFIMTPFFVLSVFLTVTNEATVKEKKTLAIKVTTSVIVLSLVLLFFGTHIFTVFGITLDAFRIGAGALLFLSAVDLIRGSKDGQKVDGANLHDLAVVPLAIPITIGPGTIGVLLVMGAGFESKSSLFLGSFALVCAVLLVGIMLYFSHIIKKVIGKQGLLIISKITGLFLAALSAQIIFTGIKNFLNLA, encoded by the coding sequence ATGGACCTTTTTGTTGCAACATTTTTAAAAATGTTCTTTATCATGACACCATTTTTTGTATTATCTGTATTTTTGACAGTAACAAATGAAGCTACTGTAAAAGAGAAAAAAACATTAGCGATAAAAGTTACTACTTCAGTTATAGTTCTAAGTCTTGTATTACTTTTTTTTGGAACACATATTTTTACTGTCTTTGGAATAACTTTAGATGCTTTTAGAATTGGTGCAGGGGCTTTATTGTTTTTATCAGCTGTTGATTTGATTAGAGGAAGTAAAGATGGGCAAAAGGTTGATGGTGCAAATTTACACGATTTAGCAGTTGTCCCTTTAGCAATACCAATTACAATTGGACCTGGAACAATTGGTGTACTTTTAGTTATGGGTGCAGGTTTTGAATCAAAATCATCTTTGTTTTTAGGAAGTTTTGCTTTAGTATGTGCTGTTTTATTAGTTGGAATAATGTTATATTTTTCTCATATTATTAAAAAAGTTATTGGAAAGCAAGGACTATTGATAATATCTAAAATAACAGGTCTTTTTTTGGCAGCTTTATCTGCTCAAATTATATTTACTGGAATAAAAAACTTTTTAAACTTGGCATAA
- the dsbD gene encoding protein-disulfide reductase DsbD, whose protein sequence is MIKKLLILIFFSIYAFANQDFLEPEEAFKTSFEKKDENVIFSIKLGKDIYLYDDKLKFLITKPQKVDIRNDLDIPESKEYEIWQIHNHDMDIKIPYALLKEKTNNASNIEITVEFQGCSKAGLCYAPMSTSENIDFSNASSANEIKEEVQAQTNQVQEETLNETDAIANTLKSGNILIVLATFFGFGLLLSLTPCVFPMIPILSSIIVKAGDSGTLTASKGFFLSLVYVLSMAAAYTIAGVLAGVFGANLQVALQNPYVLVAFSAIFVALAFSMFGFFKLELPQSIQNKINKTTDGKEKQGVLGIAIMGFLSALIVGPCVAPPLAGALVYIGQTGDAFLGGAALFVMSMGMGIPLLLIGLGAGKYMPKPGGWMENVTKIFGIVMLGVAVWMLDRVLDATIVMFMWALLLIGAALYLKVFEHIIAKLITTVIMIYGVLIFVGAVSGATNPLNPLDKFTSGVAISQNVEELSWSKVKTNEQINLAVKASSKPVMLDFYADWCISCKELEAITFKDPRVIAKLKEFTLLKADVTENNEDDKAMQKRFGVVGPPGLIFWNKEGKEIKAAQIAGYKNPEEFLKLLDTHF, encoded by the coding sequence ATGATAAAAAAACTACTTATACTTATTTTCTTTTCAATTTATGCTTTCGCAAACCAAGATTTTTTAGAACCAGAAGAAGCATTTAAAACAAGTTTTGAAAAAAAAGATGAAAATGTAATTTTCAGTATTAAACTTGGTAAAGATATCTATTTATATGATGATAAATTAAAGTTTTTAATAACAAAACCACAAAAAGTGGATATAAGAAATGATTTAGATATACCAGAATCAAAAGAGTATGAGATTTGGCAGATTCATAATCATGATATGGATATTAAAATCCCTTATGCTTTATTAAAAGAAAAAACAAATAATGCTTCGAATATTGAAATAACAGTAGAATTTCAAGGGTGTTCAAAAGCAGGGCTTTGTTATGCTCCAATGAGCACTAGTGAAAATATTGATTTTTCAAATGCATCTAGTGCTAATGAAATTAAAGAAGAAGTACAAGCTCAAACTAATCAAGTGCAAGAAGAGACATTAAATGAAACAGATGCAATTGCAAATACATTAAAAAGTGGGAATATTTTAATTGTACTTGCAACATTTTTTGGGTTTGGATTATTGTTATCTTTAACTCCATGTGTTTTTCCAATGATTCCTATTCTTTCTTCTATTATTGTAAAAGCAGGGGATAGTGGTACTTTAACAGCTTCTAAAGGGTTTTTCTTATCTTTAGTTTATGTTTTGTCTATGGCTGCAGCATATACAATAGCAGGGGTTTTAGCTGGAGTTTTTGGTGCTAATTTACAAGTTGCACTTCAAAATCCATATGTTTTAGTTGCCTTTTCAGCTATTTTTGTGGCACTTGCTTTTTCAATGTTTGGATTTTTTAAATTAGAACTTCCTCAAAGTATTCAAAATAAGATAAATAAAACAACAGATGGAAAAGAAAAACAAGGTGTATTAGGAATCGCAATTATGGGATTTTTATCTGCACTTATTGTTGGTCCTTGTGTTGCTCCACCATTAGCTGGAGCTTTAGTTTATATTGGACAAACTGGTGATGCCTTTTTAGGTGGAGCTGCCTTATTTGTAATGAGTATGGGTATGGGTATTCCATTACTTCTAATTGGACTTGGAGCTGGTAAATATATGCCAAAACCAGGTGGTTGGATGGAAAATGTAACTAAAATTTTTGGTATTGTAATGCTTGGTGTTGCAGTTTGGATGTTAGATAGAGTGTTAGATGCAACTATTGTTATGTTTATGTGGGCATTATTATTAATTGGAGCGGCACTATATTTAAAAGTGTTTGAACATATTATTGCAAAACTAATTACAACAGTTATTATGATTTATGGTGTTTTAATATTTGTAGGGGCAGTAAGTGGAGCTACAAATCCTTTAAACCCATTGGATAAATTCACAAGTGGTGTAGCTATTTCTCAAAATGTTGAGGAATTATCTTGGAGTAAAGTTAAAACAAATGAGCAAATCAACTTAGCTGTAAAGGCTTCATCTAAACCAGTGATGTTAGATTTTTATGCTGATTGGTGTATCTCTTGTAAAGAGCTTGAAGCTATTACTTTTAAAGACCCAAGGGTTATTGCTAAATTAAAAGAGTTTACACTTTTAAAAGCTGATGTAACAGAAAATAATGAAGATGATAAAGCTATGCAAAAAAGGTTTGGAGTTGTTGGACCTCCTGGTTTAATTTTTTGGAATAAAGAAGGAAAAGAGATAAAAGCTGCTCAAATAGCAGGATATAAAAACCCTGAAGAGTTTTTAAAACTACTTGATACTCACTTTTAA
- the trxA gene encoding thioredoxin: MKKVFFAFLFTISTLFGFEHLDTTNFDKKIEKGNVIVDFYATWCPPCKILAQSLEDFDKVKPMDITIYKVDIDKYMDLAKKYGITALPTIVFFKDGKPISREVGIKDVPQLTNSSKMHFN, translated from the coding sequence ATGAAAAAAGTGTTTTTTGCTTTTCTTTTTACTATTTCAACATTATTTGGATTTGAACATTTAGATACAACTAATTTTGATAAAAAAATAGAAAAAGGTAACGTAATCGTAGATTTTTATGCAACTTGGTGTCCCCCTTGTAAAATATTAGCTCAAAGCTTAGAAGATTTTGATAAGGTTAAACCTATGGATATTACAATATATAAAGTTGATATCGATAAATATATGGATTTAGCAAAAAAGTATGGTATTACAGCTCTTCCAACAATAGTTTTTTTCAAGGATGGAAAACCAATATCGAGGGAAGTTGGAATTAAAGATGTACCACAATTAACAAATAGCTCAAAAATGCATTTTAATTAA
- a CDS encoding rhodanese-like domain-containing protein, with translation MNYLIDLSPSEVEKLIEKNIVMIDVRRDEEWAYTGIVKNSHLMTFFDMFGNVDVPTWLKEFEKLVTSKEQQFVLICAHANRTRTIGNYLIQNHGYTNVCHLSGGMALWLEEGKEVERV, from the coding sequence ATGAATTATTTAATAGATTTATCGCCAAGTGAAGTAGAAAAACTTATTGAAAAAAATATTGTTATGATAGATGTAAGGCGAGATGAAGAGTGGGCTTATACAGGAATTGTAAAAAATTCACATCTTATGACTTTTTTTGATATGTTTGGAAATGTAGATGTTCCAACATGGTTAAAAGAGTTTGAAAAACTTGTAACATCAAAAGAGCAACAATTTGTATTAATTTGTGCCCATGCTAATAGAACAAGAACAATTGGCAATTATTTAATTCAAAACCATGGATATACTAATGTTTGTCATTTGTCTGGGGGAATGGCATTGTGGCTTGAAGAGGGGAAAGAAGTGGAACGTGTTTAA